Part of the Pseudomonadales bacterium genome, CAAATTACCGATTCGCATATTCCTGAAGTCACCAGTAGTATCAATCAGGTTTTGGGTTTGATTGATAAAATGAGCCAAGTTGATACTGCCGCGGTAGAACCATTAGCTAATCCCCACGATGCAACACAGACTTTGCGCGAAGATAAGGTAACCGCCAGCAATCAACGCGAACTGTTGATGCAGAATGCGCCTGCTAGCGAGCAAGGCCTGTTTCTGGTACCCAAAGTCATTGAATAACATATAGCATTGCCATGAGCTGCCCTGGCAACTAGGCAC contains:
- the gatC gene encoding Asp-tRNA(Asn)/Glu-tRNA(Gln) amidotransferase subunit GatC; translated protein: MSVSTHDIEKVAKLARIQITDSHIPEVTSSINQVLGLIDKMSQVDTAAVEPLANPHDATQTLREDKVTASNQRELLMQNAPASEQGLFLVPKVIE